The nucleotide sequence atttatttatttttttaaaagattttatttatttatttgtcagagagagagaaagagcacacagaagaaggcagagtggcaggcagaggcagagacagaagcaggctccctgcggagcaaggagcccaatgtgagactctcaatcccaggatcctgggatcatggcctgagccacccaggcatcctcaaagttttttttttttttttttttttaaatgcatcagGGATTTGAGCAGGCATTGAACTTCTTGGtgtaagtttaaatttaaaagtttaacttATAATGATGACTTTagattgtatttaaatatttggtgggggaggagagaaaagggggattcatggttttaattttaatattcacaTTTCCAGTGGGTCTTGACCCAGGTCTTTTGCTAAACAGACTCAAAGTAAAGAATCATTCATTTTCTGTCTTACAGGTGACAGAGTTAGTCCTTGATAATTGCTTGTGTGTCAATGGGGAAATTGAAGGCCTgaatgatacttttaaaaaactagaGTTTCTGAGTATGGCTAACGTGGAACTAAGTTCACTGGCCCGGTTGCCCAGCTTAAATAAACTTCGAAAGGTAAGTTAGTATTAAGTGTGAAATCATCAGAGTTTTGATGCCAAGGGCTAGTATGTCTAGGTTTTGGCCAAATGAAACAACCATTCTGCCTTTTAATTAGAAGGTTCTAAATTTCTAGAGATAAGAGAATGGGTTATGTAGGATTTTTAGAATCAGCTCTactatagcttttaaaaatttaagttgaaTAATGAAATTGTTTTATGATATCAGTTTGGGTTTAATATCTACCAAATGTTTTTCTCTGAAACATAAAATCTATCTGTAACATATCTGGAACCGAACTTGGGTTAGAAGCTTATTATATAGGAGTTCTAATATATTATTTGGTGATTATGGGTAGGAATTTGGAAATTAATAAGTTGTGACAGTCTCTTAAAGCTAGAGAGAATCacagttgtttttcttcttcaaattggtatattttaaaaatctgggtgcgcctggctgactcagtcagaagaacgtgcaactcttgatctcaggattgtgggttcgagccccaaaTGGGGTgtaaagactatttaaaaaataaaaaaacttaaaaaaaatctgatttgctCTAAGCCTTCAtcattgtttgtttttcctccgtGTTGAATATATAGTTGGAACTTAGTGACAATATAATTTCTGGAGGTCTGGAAGTCCTGGCAGAGAAATGTCCTAATCTTACCTACCTCAATCTGAgtggaaacaaaatcaaagatcTCAGTACAGTAGAAGCTTTGGTGAGTGGAAAGTCTCTGAACTTGGTCTTTTTTGGTTGATCTGCTGAGATTTGCTTGTTTTTATCTTGCTGATTTATATTTCACTCTTTGAAACTTCTGAATTTCTTATAGGTTTTtatctatatgtatctatatgtttttctgttttctcttagaGTGAAACAgtcagataaaattttaaatctaagAGATATTTCTTTATCACTAACTTCAGGAGTTAAACTACTCAGTATTTTCTTAAGttctattctttttccttccttcttgatttttttttttttttttttttttagttatttttatatgcTCCTTTCTTTCCTGGTATGAGATGAAGTGAAACTCACAAAAATTGTTGCTCCAATTTAAAAAAGCTTGGGAGGAGGTTGAAATTGTTGACAATGAGCTTGACTGGATTTAAACTAAACACGTTATTGTTGTTGCCTATTTATGTACCTACTTGgtcaacaaaatatatttaatggcTACTATAGTAAGGCACTAAGCCAGGTGCTAGAGATTCAGTGGTGAAAAAACAAAGTTCCTCTTGTGGAGTTTACATACAGGGCCTCATTAAGAGAATTGctattggggtgggggtggggtgcctgggtggctcagctggttgagcttCCACCTTCAGCTAAGGTGTGATTCTGAGATCCTAGATGGAGCCCGGCTCCCTaccctgctcaatggggatcctgctttcctgccttttcctctcccttttctctcctcccgttgtgctcacttgctccctccctctgtatctcaaataaataaatcttttaaaaaagagagataattgATACCAAAACTCTTCatcataaaatttgaaaaaaccccaaatcattcttttgatttcaaatatatattttctggttcatgaatcagaaagaaagaacatagtatttaaaatcttgaaatgtttaagttttaactttttacttttccagcaaaatcttaaaaatttgaaaagtctCGACTTGTTTAACTGTGAGATCACAAACCTGGAAGATTACAGAGAAAGTATTTTTGAGCTGCTGCAGCAAATCACCTACTTAGATGGATTTGATCAGGAGGATAACGAAGCACCAGACTCAGAAGAGGAGGATGAGGGTAATCATTCTTGATGCGTGTAAATATAAGCTCCAGCCTAGCTATGCCATTTCAATTGGGCTTGGACATTTaggtgttgaaaaaaaaaaaagatgttggggcgcctgggtggctcagtgggttaagccactgccttcggctcaggtcatgatctcagggtcctgggatcgagtcccgcatcgggctctctgctcagcagggatcctgcttccctctctctctctctctctgcctgcctctctatctacttgtgatctctctctgtcaaataaataaataaaatctttaaaaaaaaaaaaaagatgttagtaagacaagaaaaattacaaaacccACAGCCCTAAtcctgtatttcttctttcaagtTTCTGATACCTTTGGGGAATTAAATGATTATTATACTGTCAAGCTCTGTGAAATTTTATATCCATATAAACTTGTTTAACCACTACCTGCTAAAAGTGGCAacttgtcggggcgcctgggtggctcagtgggttaagccgctgccttcggctcgggtcatgatctcagggtcctgggatcgagtcccgcatcgggctctctgctcagcggggagcctgcttccctctctctctctctgcctgcctctctacttgtgatctctgtcaaataaataaataaaatcttaaaaaaaaataataaaaaaataaaagtggcaaCTTGTTAAatagtacctttaaaaaaaaaaaggaattgttcCTTTTTGTATTGTTATCCATAATagtcaagaaatagaaacaacccaaatggtcTGTCAACTGATGGATAAACAATGCGATATAGccatacagtgaaatatttttcagtcataagaatgaatgaactactgatacgcGCTGTAACATTGAAAACATTCTGtgtagtgaaagaagccagacacaaaaggccacatttTGTGTGACTCCATTATAtcaaatgtccagaataggcaaattcatagaaacagaaagtagagtagtggttgccagggctgggtgagaggagaatggggagtgactgttaATGACTGTGGGTTTTTTCGAAATGAGGGGAGGTTTgaggggtgatggaaatgttctagaattagatgGTGAATATATATTATTGGATAAATGGGTGACTAACAGATCAGATGATGTAATGGCTGTTGTTAGTAATGGGACACTGTTACTCTtggttgaaaatttttttttttttttgaaaatttttttaccGTAAAAAGAAATCTGATAGAAAATGACAGAATGATAGAGAAGGTGGTTTTGAAGTGTCCACAAGGTAAAACAAACTTTATTGCATGTAATGTTTCAATGAAAATCTGTATGTtggaaatatttcagtatttagaAACCATATTtttggggcatctgtgtggctcagtgggttaaacatctgccttcggctcaggtcatgatcccaagattgagtcccatatcgggctttctgctcagcaggggagtctgtttctccctctcccttcccccactcatgctctagcttgcttgtgctctctctcaaataaaatcttaaaaaaaaaaaaaaagtaaaaaaaagtaggAACCGTAtttcttggggtgcttgggtagctcagttggttaagtgtttgccttcggctcaggtcatgatcccagtgttctgggatcaagccccacatcctcgggctccctgcttagtggggagtctgcttctccctcttcctctgtccctaccccctgcttgtcctcattctctctgtgtcaaataaataaaatcttaaaaaaaaatagaaaccatatTTCTCAAATAGTAAATATGGATGTTGTAAAAGGGaaatcctttttttatttttagagatttacttatttatttgagagagagagagcgcatgcatgtgtgcataagcagggagaggcgCAGAGGGAAAGAGTCaaggagacttcccactgagtatggagcctgactcatgaccctgagatcatgacccgagttgaaatcaagagtcggacgcttaactgactgagccacccacccgcCTTGTAAAagggaaatcttaaaaaaagaaaatcaacctgAGATACTTTCCACCTACCTGTTGGCTTAAGAATTTGAAGTGACTGGGGCAAGAGTGGATAGGATCAACATACTTGCAAGAAAATTTGCTCAGCCATTtgctcatcttttaaaatatttttaaagatggagatgaagatgatgaagaggaagaggaagatgaagcTGGTCCACCTGAAGAAtatgaagaagaggaggaggaagaggaggaggatgaggatgaggatgaagaTGAAGCAGGCTCagaactgggagagggagaggaggaagtaggcctCTCATacttaatgaaagaagaaatccagGTGAATGGGCACTTTTTTTGTGTGCTGAAAATTAATTATTTAGGCATAGGACCAGGTACTGTAAATAGTGAGTTGTGTAGAAATCTGAAAGTTGTTCCTAATGTGTGGGTCTGAGTGTATTTCTCTTGCCTGTCATTTTTCCCACTGTCCCCCAGCTCAGACTGTATCCAGATAATCGTAAACGCATATTGATTTTACTGCCCAGATATCTTTCAAATCCATTCTTCCCGGAGCTGTACTTCAAAGTGTGGTGGAAACATTTTACAAAAGTTTCggagcctcagcttccttctttGTAAAACAAAGATTGTATCAACCTCTTAGGTTTCTTTAAACGATTTAACAAGATAATATATGTCAAGTGTCTAGTCACTGGCACATTGTAGGCACTCAGGAAAACTTTCGTTGCCCTGATGATTTCTTGCTTACAGTTTTGTAGTAGCTTTCCAGATGGCCTGTCTGAATACAGTGTCACCACTTAAGTGTCTCTTCCATGGTTCGGTTTGTGCCTGCCTAGCCTGAATGCAGATGTGATGGTATCACTTTAATGTTGAAACACTTTAATGTTTCGCTGTTGCCACCCAGGTGTACAAGGCCCATCATTATCTggtccctgcttccttctccagcCTCTTCTCCTTCAATACCAAGTTTAATTGTCATACCAGGCTGTTTCTtgcctttctgtctgtagataCATTGTTTGCTCTTATCTGAAATGACTTTCTACCCATGCTCTCTGatcaactttcttttcttttcttttttttaaagattttatttatttatttgacagatcacaagtaggcagagaggcagacggggggggggggggggaagcaggcttcctgctgagcagagagcccgatgcggggctcgatcctaggaccctaagaccatgacctgggccaaaggcagaggcttaaccctctgagccacccaggcgcccctttattttcttttttacaaaggTAAACATAAGTATAGTTGAAGCCTGGAAGTGCACTTTATGTACTTTATGTACACATTCGTGACATTTTACTCATGTAtatactagagagagagagagcacgcttTGTGCGTGCTTTGTGAGCTCTTTAAAAACTTAGTTCTGGAGTTGTCTCATTATTGAAGCTTTCTGTAACTTTTTATAGAtaatctctccttcctccattACCTTTGAATCTCAGTTAGTCTTCTGTTGCCTGTAGGCACTTTTGTAAAAACTCGTTTATTTGGCCACTTTCTCCTAGATGGTGAGCTCCTTAAGGCGACGGTCATCTGTCTTTGTATCTCAGCATCTTGTACACTGACAGGGACATAGTAAGCTCACAGGAAGTGTCAGTTGACTTGAACAAATGATCTTTAGCTCCTGGGAATTACTGTttccttctaatatttttaaattacagagttttattttcattattcaagTTTTTTATTATCAAAAATAATATGTCTTATTTAGACTAGAAGGTATTAGTATTCTTATTTGTTCTCCTAATGACTTTTACATTGGTTACGTATATAATATCACTGAtcaatgataatttttttctgataccatttaaaatatgaaactaaTGTGGAAAAATAGAACTTAAACTTGTTTGGGGCCTTAGTGAGCAGCAGCTGTACAATAAGCATTTAAGCATTCCTAGAGAAAATCAGCCCGTTCAGTTTACATCAGCATACAGCTTGAATATTTTGCccgtttgtttgtttatttataaaagagTTAATTTGTTAGatagatagagagcacaagtaggggaagcagcaggcagagggagaagcggctccttgctgagcaaggagctggatgcaggacttgatcccagaaccctgggatcatgacctgagccaaaggcagatgcttaacagactgagccacccaggtgtccctcccctaagttttaagttatttaataaaatagtgGACTCATGTTATTTGGCTTTTGTCTTTGTCAGTAATTCTTCATTAAGTCTGTATAGTATTAAGTAGTTTAAAAATGACTTTCAACCAACTGCAAATGATTGTGTTTATCATTCCATTGAATTTTGGGGAACATTAACTAAAAGTGATATAGTCAGGGTCCCTGggaggttcagttggttaagcatctgcctttggctcaggtcatgatcccagggtcttgggattgagttccaagtggggctccctcccagacTGAGTCcccagtggggctccctgctcagtggggagtctgcttctccctctgtccctccccctgcccatgctttcccccccctctctctccctctctctttctgttgcaaaagtgaataaataaaatcttaaaaataaaaaagattcttGGGGCGCTTgcgtgggtcagtgggttaaagcctctgccttcggctcaggtcatgatcccgggtcctgggatcgagccccgcatcggactctctgctcgccagggagcctgcctctctctctctctctgcctgcctctctgcctacttgtgatctctgtctgtcaaataaataaataaaatcttaaaaaaaaaaaaaagattctcttaaaaataaataaaataaaagtgacacAGTCAAGTATAGAGTAAAAATCTCTGAGATGATAACCACAACGTCAGGTCATTGTAGTACCTGGCTAGCATGTACCAGAAGCTTTCAAACATGATGAATGGTTTGAATACTAAAAATGACGTTTTTAGTATTTTTGGTTAGttacattttaaacatatttttagaaGATGAAAGTCAGTACAAGCTTCCGAGACTGTTGAGATTTAGAAAGAAAGTAGAAGGAGATGGAAACGGGAATTGAGTAGCTGTTTTTGGTTTgagtatcatttttatttcagttactcTTCAGAGGTCAGAAATTAATATGTATAAAGAAGGGCTTTCT is from Meles meles chromosome 1, mMelMel3.1 paternal haplotype, whole genome shotgun sequence and encodes:
- the ANP32E gene encoding acidic leucine-rich nuclear phosphoprotein 32 family member E: MEMKKRINLELRNRAPEEVTELVLDNCLCVNGEIEGLNDTFKKLEFLSMANVELSSLARLPSLNKLRKLELSDNIISGGLEVLAEKCPNLTYLNLSGNKIKDLSTVEALQNLKNLKSLDLFNCEITNLEDYRESIFELLQQITYLDGFDQEDNEAPDSEEEDEDGDEDDEEEEEDEAGPPEEYEEEEEEEEEDEDEDEDEAGSELGEGEEEVGLSYLMKEEIQDEEDDDDYVEEGEEEEEEEEEGLRGEKRKRDAEDDGDEEDD